One Coraliomargarita parva DNA segment encodes these proteins:
- a CDS encoding phosphoenolpyruvate carboxylase translates to MSETPAALKSEAKSATELNRGFEKIDADVSYLMNELKRVMEDSGHADMTDYLPWTGTKLAQREQFNSRMVQAYSIAFQLLSMVEENTANQIRRIHEHEGDLHKWRGLWGSHLKELKDEGLTEEEIANALNEVYVEPVLTAHPTESKRITVLELHRELYVKLVMRENSMWTPSEIEDIRRSIRTILDRLWRTGEIYLTKPSIEMERQGIEHYLTSIFPTAIQSLDRNLIHAWESLGFNPASLEKRRPHIRFGSWVGGDRDGHPFVTPQVTEESLLSYRIKALKLHKKTLIELRSKLSLSSTLQTPPEELLDGIAKQWEIIGSRAAKICTRNENEPWRQFVSFMIARIPVTEGVDSEVDQLSTDHFISYKRSTELRQDLELLRRSLLKVNAVSIVEEDIDPAINQVRTFGFHLASVDIRQNSAVHERAVSQILECLSFPETDYHNWDETKRVDFLKSQLNSPERRLRQNAKLGEDAQKVIGALAVVARHVKRYGTTALGALIVSMTRTVSDLMAVYLLSREAGLLQVDKDDNVICPLPVVPLLETVQDLENGPGILDEFLQLPITRNSQRWISDYCKRRDLVQQVMIGYSDSNKDKGILASQWALHKGQENIVAMGQQHGFRIRFFHGRGGTISRGAGPTDRFLEALPEGALSYDLRTTEQGEVIAQKFANLRTATYNLELLAAGTLLFSQPHKQTKYDEATATTLQALSDYSAETYQALQRGEDFMTFFRQATPIDVLEVSRIGSRPSRRTGAHTLDDLRAIPWVFSWSLSRYFLPGWYGVGSSLDKLCKTDADAYQNLKDGIHNNAFLRYVFTNVEASLISVDRKVMSAFSNLVEDDTLRSRFMEPINQDMELAHKHLQHLFVAPIEERRPNLVNTTQRRNKALEGLHFYQIELIKEWRSNGSVKEDETTLNRLLLTVNAIASGLKMTG, encoded by the coding sequence GTGTCCGAAACACCTGCTGCACTGAAATCCGAAGCGAAATCCGCAACCGAGCTGAACCGCGGCTTTGAGAAAATCGATGCCGATGTCAGCTACCTCATGAACGAGCTCAAACGCGTGATGGAGGACTCGGGCCACGCAGACATGACCGATTATTTGCCATGGACCGGCACCAAGCTCGCCCAACGGGAGCAATTCAATAGCCGCATGGTGCAGGCCTACTCGATCGCCTTCCAATTGTTGAGCATGGTGGAGGAAAACACCGCCAACCAGATTCGCCGTATTCATGAGCACGAAGGCGACCTCCACAAATGGCGCGGCCTGTGGGGAAGCCACCTGAAGGAGCTCAAGGATGAGGGTCTGACAGAAGAGGAAATCGCCAACGCGTTGAACGAGGTGTATGTGGAGCCAGTCTTAACTGCGCACCCGACAGAATCGAAGCGCATCACGGTGCTGGAACTGCACCGCGAGCTCTATGTGAAACTCGTGATGCGGGAAAACTCGATGTGGACTCCCAGCGAGATCGAGGACATCCGCCGCAGTATCCGCACCATACTCGACCGCTTGTGGCGCACCGGGGAAATCTACCTGACCAAACCCAGCATTGAAATGGAGCGACAGGGGATTGAACACTACCTGACCTCGATTTTCCCCACCGCAATCCAATCACTGGATCGCAACCTGATCCACGCATGGGAAAGCCTCGGCTTTAACCCCGCCTCTCTGGAAAAGCGCCGTCCGCATATCCGCTTTGGGAGCTGGGTCGGTGGCGACCGTGACGGCCACCCCTTTGTCACTCCCCAAGTCACCGAGGAATCGCTGCTCTCTTACCGCATCAAGGCGCTGAAGCTGCACAAAAAGACATTGATCGAGCTACGCTCCAAGCTAAGCCTCTCGTCCACCCTGCAAACGCCCCCCGAAGAACTCCTGGACGGCATCGCCAAGCAATGGGAAATCATCGGCAGCCGGGCCGCGAAGATCTGTACGCGCAATGAGAACGAACCCTGGCGCCAGTTTGTCAGCTTCATGATCGCGCGGATCCCTGTGACCGAAGGGGTGGATTCCGAAGTCGACCAGCTTTCTACCGATCACTTCATCAGCTACAAGCGCTCCACCGAGTTGCGCCAGGACCTGGAGTTGCTCCGTCGCAGCCTGCTCAAAGTAAACGCGGTTTCCATCGTGGAGGAGGACATCGATCCGGCCATCAACCAAGTGCGCACCTTCGGGTTTCACCTTGCCAGTGTGGATATCCGTCAGAATAGCGCCGTGCATGAGCGAGCGGTCAGCCAGATTTTGGAGTGCCTCTCATTTCCCGAAACCGATTACCACAACTGGGACGAGACAAAGCGCGTGGACTTCCTCAAGTCCCAACTCAACAGCCCGGAACGCCGTCTCCGCCAGAATGCGAAGCTCGGCGAGGACGCACAAAAAGTGATCGGCGCGCTGGCGGTGGTGGCCCGTCACGTGAAACGCTACGGCACCACCGCTCTGGGCGCACTGATTGTCAGCATGACGCGCACGGTCTCCGACCTCATGGCGGTTTACTTACTCTCCCGCGAAGCCGGTCTCCTGCAGGTGGACAAGGATGACAATGTGATCTGCCCCCTACCGGTCGTGCCACTCTTGGAAACGGTGCAGGACCTGGAGAACGGCCCCGGGATACTGGATGAGTTTCTACAGCTCCCGATCACGCGGAATTCGCAACGCTGGATTTCGGACTATTGCAAGCGGCGCGACCTGGTCCAACAAGTGATGATCGGCTACAGCGACAGCAACAAGGACAAGGGGATACTGGCCAGCCAATGGGCCTTGCACAAAGGTCAGGAGAATATTGTCGCAATGGGCCAGCAGCATGGCTTCCGCATCCGCTTTTTCCACGGTCGCGGCGGCACGATTAGCCGTGGGGCCGGTCCAACAGACCGCTTTCTCGAAGCGCTGCCCGAAGGTGCCCTCTCCTACGACCTACGCACCACCGAACAGGGTGAGGTCATCGCCCAGAAATTCGCCAACCTCAGAACCGCGACCTACAACCTCGAGTTGCTGGCAGCCGGCACGCTGCTCTTTTCCCAGCCGCACAAGCAGACAAAATACGACGAAGCAACCGCCACCACTTTGCAGGCACTTTCCGATTACAGCGCAGAGACCTATCAGGCGCTCCAACGCGGCGAGGACTTCATGACCTTCTTCCGTCAAGCCACGCCCATTGATGTACTGGAGGTCAGTCGCATCGGTTCGCGCCCTTCACGTCGGACCGGCGCGCATACGTTGGACGACCTCCGCGCGATTCCCTGGGTCTTCAGTTGGTCCCTCAGCCGCTACTTCCTTCCGGGTTGGTATGGTGTTGGCAGCTCACTGGACAAACTGTGCAAGACCGACGCGGATGCGTATCAGAATCTCAAGGACGGGATTCATAACAATGCCTTCCTGCGCTATGTCTTCACAAACGTGGAAGCCAGCCTGATCAGTGTCGACCGGAAGGTGATGTCCGCCTTCTCCAACTTGGTCGAAGACGATACACTACGCAGCCGTTTCATGGAGCCCATCAATCAGGACATGGAACTCGCCCACAAGCATCTGCAGCATCTGTTCGTGGCCCCAATCGAAGAGCGCCGTCCCAACTTGGTAAATACCACACAACGTCGCAACAAGGCACTGGAGGGACTACATTTCTACCAAATCGAACTGATCAAGGAATGGCGTTCCAATGGAAGCGTCAAGGAGGATGAAACGACACTCAACCGCCTGCTACTGACGGTCAATGCCATCGCCAGCGGGCTGAAGATGACGGGCTGA